In Halosegnis marinus, one genomic interval encodes:
- a CDS encoding CaiB/BaiF CoA transferase family protein encodes MSGPLDGLRVLDLSGMIAGGFATVTLADHGADVVMVEHPEHGDPIRDWPPFDGDLSLWWKALARNKRCVTLDMKTDEGRALALELAADADVVVENFRPGTLESWGLGPDALRDENEDLVVVRISGYGQTGPMAERPGFGTVAEAMSGFAHVNGFPDSEPLLPPISLADLAAGHYAAMGAVFGVFDRLTGGEGRVVDVSLYESLFRMFPSVPEKYDRLGETDERTGNRHPNAAPRNVYAAEDGYVALSASSQPIWERVAECIGHPELVEDDRFATNRDRVEHVAALDEYVAAWMADRSAEEAVAALTEAGAVASVIYDIEDVYADEQYAARDDIVTVEDADLGPVDTHGVVPKFSGDPGEVSHLGPGHGEHNDEVYLDEVGLDPDTYESLRAEDVI; translated from the coding sequence ATGTCAGGCCCCCTCGACGGACTCCGGGTGCTCGACCTCTCGGGCATGATCGCCGGCGGGTTCGCCACCGTCACCCTCGCCGACCACGGCGCGGACGTGGTGATGGTCGAACACCCCGAGCACGGCGACCCCATCCGCGACTGGCCGCCGTTCGACGGCGACCTGTCGCTGTGGTGGAAGGCGCTCGCGCGCAACAAGCGGTGTGTCACCCTCGACATGAAGACCGACGAGGGCCGGGCGCTCGCGCTCGAACTCGCGGCCGACGCCGACGTGGTGGTGGAGAACTTCCGGCCCGGCACGCTCGAATCGTGGGGCCTCGGGCCGGACGCGCTCCGCGACGAGAACGAGGACCTCGTCGTCGTGCGCATCTCCGGCTACGGCCAGACCGGGCCGATGGCCGAGCGCCCGGGCTTCGGCACCGTCGCGGAGGCCATGTCCGGGTTCGCCCACGTCAACGGCTTCCCCGACAGCGAACCGCTGCTTCCTCCCATCTCGCTGGCCGACCTCGCCGCCGGCCACTACGCCGCGATGGGCGCGGTGTTCGGCGTCTTCGACCGCCTCACCGGCGGCGAGGGGCGCGTCGTCGACGTGTCGCTGTACGAGTCGCTGTTCCGGATGTTCCCGAGCGTGCCCGAGAAGTACGACCGCCTCGGCGAGACGGACGAGCGAACGGGGAACCGCCACCCCAACGCCGCGCCCCGGAACGTCTACGCGGCCGAGGACGGCTACGTCGCGCTCTCGGCCTCCTCACAGCCCATCTGGGAGCGCGTCGCCGAGTGTATCGGACACCCGGAACTCGTCGAGGACGACCGGTTCGCCACCAACCGCGACCGCGTCGAGCACGTCGCGGCGCTGGACGAGTACGTCGCGGCGTGGATGGCCGACCGCTCGGCCGAGGAGGCGGTCGCGGCGCTCACCGAGGCCGGCGCGGTCGCCTCGGTGATATACGACATCGAGGACGTGTACGCCGACGAGCAGTACGCCGCCCGCGACGACATCGTCACCGTCGAGGACGCGGACCTCGGCCCCGTCGATACCCACGGGGTCGTCCCGAAGTTCTCCGGCGACCCCGGCGAGGTGTCGCACCTCGGTCCCGGCCACGGCGAGCACAACGACGAGGTGTACCTCGACGAGGTGGGCCTCGACCCCGACACCTACGAGTCCCTGCGCGCGGAGGACGTGATATGA
- a CDS encoding LeuA family protein, translated as MKLCDVTLREATQLPDRDYTVEQRVAAGRALDDLDVPLVQAGFPAVGEDQTEVVSTLADDLDGDVVAIARGVESDVDAALDAGADVVEVFVPVSDGQLEHVVGKSRAEMYETAEACLDRVREGGATPHLTLMDGFRTEASAVAAAFERFDCPVVVADTVGARTPSFVAGYLRTLAESGVDLSRAGVHFHDDLGCATANALVAAQAGVGRVDVSVASLGERAGNPATEEVVAATVQEGGDPGVATERLVPACESVLDALDEDVDPRKPVLGREVTTHESGIHTDAMLSEPSVFEPFDPAAFGGERHLVFGAGTGRGAARKLLERADREPTDERVAALLERLDEAGPVDLDAALSLASSV; from the coding sequence ATGAAGCTCTGTGACGTGACGCTCCGGGAGGCGACACAGCTGCCCGACCGCGACTACACGGTCGAGCAGCGAGTCGCGGCCGGCCGTGCGCTCGACGACCTCGACGTGCCGCTCGTGCAGGCCGGCTTTCCGGCCGTCGGCGAGGACCAGACCGAGGTGGTCTCGACGCTTGCCGACGACCTCGACGGAGACGTGGTCGCCATCGCGCGCGGCGTCGAGTCGGACGTGGACGCGGCGCTCGACGCCGGCGCGGACGTGGTCGAGGTGTTCGTCCCCGTCTCCGACGGCCAACTCGAACACGTCGTCGGGAAGAGCCGCGCGGAGATGTACGAGACGGCCGAGGCGTGTCTCGACCGCGTCCGCGAGGGCGGCGCGACGCCACACCTCACGCTGATGGACGGCTTCCGCACGGAGGCGTCGGCCGTGGCGGCGGCGTTCGAGCGGTTCGACTGCCCCGTCGTCGTCGCCGACACGGTCGGGGCGCGCACCCCGTCGTTCGTCGCGGGCTACCTCCGCACGCTCGCGGAGTCGGGCGTCGACCTCTCGCGGGCCGGCGTCCACTTCCACGACGACCTCGGCTGCGCCACGGCGAACGCGCTCGTCGCGGCTCAGGCCGGCGTCGGGCGGGTGGACGTGTCGGTCGCGTCGCTGGGCGAGCGCGCCGGCAACCCCGCCACGGAGGAGGTCGTCGCCGCGACGGTCCAGGAGGGGGGCGACCCGGGCGTCGCGACCGAGCGGCTCGTCCCCGCCTGCGAGTCGGTGCTGGACGCGCTCGACGAGGACGTGGACCCGCGCAAACCCGTCCTCGGCCGGGAGGTGACGACCCACGAGTCGGGCATCCACACGGACGCGATGCTGTCGGAGCCGTCGGTCTTCGAGCCGTTCGACCCAGCGGCGTTCGGCGGCGAGCGGCATCTCGTGTTCGGGGCCGGCACGGGTCGGGGCGCGGCACGGAAGCTCTTAGAGCGCGCCGACCGCGAGCCGACCGACGAGCGGGTCGCGGCGCTGCTGGAGCGCCTCGACGAGGCGGGGCCGGTGGACCTCGACGCGGCGCTGTCGCTCGCATCGTCGGTGTAG
- a CDS encoding NUDIX domain-containing protein: MPGETTADELAARYGGNVVRAGERTEVPPARWEHGRDREGTWGVGALVEHDGRVLMVEQGDAWLLPGGMLEPGETHAEGATREVREETGVRIDTADLLAVTERTFVNAADGREFDFRFATFRGVADDTETSDDPGIDDEGITAVAWHGALPENTFDRDLVARLRGRRL, translated from the coding sequence ATGCCGGGGGAGACGACCGCCGACGAACTCGCGGCGCGCTACGGGGGGAACGTGGTCCGCGCCGGCGAGCGCACGGAAGTGCCGCCCGCCCGCTGGGAACACGGCCGCGACCGCGAGGGGACGTGGGGCGTCGGGGCGCTGGTCGAACACGACGGCCGCGTCCTCATGGTCGAACAGGGCGACGCCTGGCTCCTCCCCGGCGGGATGCTCGAACCCGGCGAGACGCACGCCGAGGGCGCGACCCGCGAGGTGCGCGAGGAGACGGGCGTGCGCATCGACACGGCGGACCTGCTCGCGGTGACCGAGCGGACGTTCGTCAACGCCGCGGACGGCCGCGAGTTCGACTTCCGGTTCGCCACCTTCCGGGGCGTCGCCGACGACACCGAAACGAGCGACGATCCGGGCATCGACGACGAGGGGATAACCGCCGTCGCGTGGCACGGTGCGCTCCCCGAGAACACCTTCGACCGCGACCTCGTGGCGCGGCTCCGCGGCCGACGTTTATAG
- a CDS encoding bifunctional methylenetetrahydrofolate dehydrogenase/methenyltetrahydrofolate cyclohydrolase, translating to MTEIIDGNAVAAEIRDGLGDAIATLKAEGVTPGLATVLMSDDPASETYVSMKQRDCEEVGIDGIHVELDPDAPAAELYDTVADLNDDDAVHGILVQMPLVDQVDTRRVLRSVAPEKDVDGFHPENVGRLVAGNARYKPCTPHGIQKLFEHYDVETEGAEAVVVGRSDIVGKPMANLLVQKAPFGNATTTVCHSRTADLAAHTREADIVVAAAGVPGFIDGSMLKAGATVIDVGINRVDADTEKGYELVGDVDYESAKEVAGKITPVPGGVGPMTRAMLLWNTVKAAGERAGVEVDLP from the coding sequence GGGAATGCCGTCGCCGCGGAGATACGCGACGGCCTCGGCGACGCCATCGCGACGCTGAAGGCCGAGGGCGTCACCCCGGGACTGGCGACCGTCCTGATGAGCGACGACCCCGCGAGCGAGACGTACGTCTCGATGAAACAGCGCGACTGCGAGGAGGTCGGCATCGACGGCATCCACGTCGAACTCGACCCCGACGCGCCCGCGGCGGAACTGTACGACACCGTCGCGGACCTCAACGACGACGACGCCGTCCACGGCATCCTCGTCCAGATGCCGCTCGTCGACCAGGTGGACACCCGGCGCGTGCTCCGTTCCGTCGCGCCCGAGAAGGACGTGGACGGCTTCCACCCGGAGAACGTCGGGCGACTGGTCGCCGGCAACGCCCGGTACAAGCCCTGCACCCCCCACGGCATCCAGAAGCTGTTCGAACACTACGACGTGGAGACGGAGGGCGCGGAGGCCGTCGTCGTCGGCCGTTCTGACATCGTCGGCAAGCCGATGGCGAACCTGCTCGTCCAGAAGGCCCCGTTCGGCAACGCCACCACGACGGTGTGTCACTCCCGGACCGCGGACCTCGCGGCCCACACGCGCGAGGCGGACATCGTGGTCGCCGCCGCGGGCGTCCCCGGATTCATCGACGGGTCGATGCTGAAGGCGGGCGCGACGGTGATCGACGTGGGCATCAACCGCGTCGACGCCGACACCGAGAAGGGCTACGAACTCGTCGGCGACGTGGACTACGAGAGCGCGAAGGAGGTCGCCGGGAAGATAACCCCCGTGCCGGGCGGCGTCGGCCCGATGACCCGCGCGATGCTGCTGTGGAACACCGTGAAGGCCGCCGGCGAGCGGGCCGGCGTCGAGGTCGACCTGCCCTGA